The Mangrovivirga cuniculi genomic sequence AAAATCATGTTGAGGTGGGAATTCAAATTCGTGATCACTTCGATTATCGACATATTTCAATTCAGAACCATCGATTAACCATTTAAAAGTTTTTATATCTGAAGAAAGCTTGCCGATTTTGAAAACCATGAATAAATACGGCCCAATGATCGCAAACTTTACAAAGCGGGTTTCTTTGTAATACTTATAGAGCTTATGAAAATCATCTTTGAATTGTTGATCTTCTATAATTGCTAAATCAGAAACAGGGAATGAATGGTCTACGTACTGATGCACACTAAATACATCGGATAACTCGACTTGATTTTTTAATCCTAAGTGAACGTTATATCCAAAAATGAATTTATTCCCAACGGGAACCATATCCCATGGAATACAATTATGTTCTGTGGTAATTCGATCTGTTCCAATTAACGATGTTTCAATGGATCCAAATACACTTTTCCTCTGACCATCAAGTTTTTTCTGCGTATCTATTAAATCCCGGGTACTCGACTGAAGCCTGTTTTTTAAAACTTCATAAGTTCCGTTTTCCAGAGTTTCTGATTGATCGATATTTGAAGCTGTCTTTTCTTCAGACATAGGTAGTCAGTTAAGTTATTAGTTGAGGAGAATTGCAACCCGGAAATTCCCGGGTTGCAAAAAATTATTGTTGATTCAATAAGGCCTTTAAGCCAATCCTAATTTTCTCGGAGATTCATTATCCAGCCCTGCTGATTTGGCGATTCCCATCAGCTGACGGATATTATCTTTCATGTCATCATCCTGAGCATTTTGCATCATTTTAAATAACAATGCAGATATGGAAAGATTCTTTAAGTCCTCAGATGAAATATTCAGCGTACTCATTATTTCTCCAATGTTATTTCGGAATGAGGATCCACCGTCAGATTTCAAAAAAGCATCCTTCACATCAGTTATCACATCACTGCTTTTCATAAATCCATCGATGGCTTTACCTTTGGCCATCGAACCGACTATTTGATTGAAGAAGGTTGATTCCCCACCAATAATATCAATATTTGCAGTTTTCATAGCTTCAGCCATTACCTCTGCTTGTGCTTCGGCGATCTGTCTGTTCACATCTAATTGTGCAAGCTCGACAGCTCTGTCTTTATCTAATCTCATCTTAAATTCTTCATGCTCCATACCGGCACCATCAAGAATCTTCATCGCTTCAGCCTTCTCTTTTATACCATCAGCATCTGCTTTAGCTTTTGCTGCCATTACACTAGCTTCTGCCAAGCCTTCTTTTTCCTTAGCAGTTGCCATTACTTCGGTAACTTCAGAATCAGCTTTTCCTTTTTCACGTGCTACTTTTGCAGCCACAAATCCAAGCCTCTCATCAGCTTCAGCCTGAGCATTCGATTTCATTTTAATACCCTTCGCTTCTGCATCTGCCTTCATTTCGATTACTGATGCTTCAGATTCCCCTTCTTTCTCTTTCGCTTCAGCTTTAGCAGACATCACCTGTGCTTCAGACATACCGATGGCAGCTTTTTGAGCAGCTTCAGCATCGGCTAATGTTTTCATTGCTTCTGCTTTGTGAATTGCTGCTGATTGTTCTGCCTCAGCATCAATCAGAGCCTTTTTAGCTAATGACTCCGACGCCTGGCGTGCAGCCTCGGCAGCTTTGATCTCCTGAACAAGTGCTTCCTGCGCTTTTTGTTCTGCAACTGTTATCGCAACTTGCTTATTACGTTCTGCTTCCGCATTTGCCCTGGTATCTTTGATCTTTTCCTCTTCTTCAACAGTAGCTTTCTCCACAGTAACGCGCTCGCGAATAACTTCCTGGATATTTCTTCTTTCTACTTCAAGAGATTTTTCCTTTTCTATCTGTGCCAACTCTACTACACGTTCCCTTTCGGTAGCTTCCAGAGCTCTCGCCTGCTCAACTCTTTCGCTCTCTATCGCATCCGCTTTTTCCTTATTCTTTTGAGCTACTAATATCTGACGTAATTTATTTTCCTCAGCTACTCCGATCTCTTCCTCAGTCGCTATTCGGGCATTTTGCGCCTTCTTATCATTTTCTGCCTGAACACGCTCTATTTCAGCAGACTCCCTGGCTTTAATTGACTCGACCTCTCGTCTTTGCTGCTCCTCTTTTTCAATTTGCTGACGTTCTAACTGGAGAATTGTTTCCCTGGCTTCAACATCTTGCTTCTTGATCGTTTTTTCCTTTTCTCTCTCGATCAGGTTAGCTTTGATCTTTTCTTCAGAAGTTAATTCTATGATCTTTTTTATACCCTGTGAATCAAGAATATTATCCTGGTTAAGATCGTGTATAGATGTTTGTTCAACATAATCAATAGCACAGTCATCTAAGACATATCCATTTAGGTCAGTACCAATTTCCTGAAGGATTTTCTCTTTAAAACTCGCCCTGGAATTATATAATTCAACAAAATCAAAATGTTTACCTACAGTTTTTAATGCCTCGGAAAATTTCGCATCAAAAAGGCGTTCTAACTCACTAATCTCTGATGCTCTGTGACATCCGATTGATTGAGCTACATGAATTACATCCTCAGTAGTTTTATTTACCCTGATAAAGAAACTCACCTTGATATCTGCCCGCATGTTATCTTTACAGATCAGACCATCTTTAGCCATTCTGGAGATGTTCAAAGTCTTCAAAGTGATATCCATCACTTCCAGCTTGTGCAATACAGGTACAACAAATATACCTGAGAAAGAAACTTTGGCGTCTCCCAATCCGGTCCGGATTAGCGCTTCACCCTGTACCGCTTTTCGGTACATTTTTATGAACATTGAGATAATTCCGATCACCAGAATTACTCCAACGATCAATGTAATCATTAGAATTTTATCTGTCATTTTAGTTTTAGTTGTATGGTTCTATTAAATAAATGTTTTGATCTTTTCTGTATTCCAACACCAGGCCGGTCTCTCCATTACTCATCTTTGAATCAGTCGTTGTTCTGACATTTAAAATATGAGGCGCTCCTTTTGTTGATACTTTGGCCTGTCCTGTCTTGATTTTGCTTGCCGGAATAGTGATTGTGCATACTTTGCCTATTAAAACATCTCCCGCATCACCACTGGAATTTAATTTCCCAAAAATCTTAACAAATGGCATGGTCATGAACTTGGCAATGAACAATCCTAATATCAAAGATCCCAGAAGAACCGGAATTCCAAGAATAATTGAAGAATTCCCTATCAAGTCATTGATAATCATTGAGATTGTCCATGAGGGTATGATCAGGAATGTAAAAAATATCATTACCGGCACCTGACCAAGATTAAAAAATGCAAGTACATTATTTAGCCACATTACTGAGGCCCCGTCAATCTCGGCATCTGCATCCAAATCAACATCAATATCGAAAAGATCCATGTCCAGCAAACCAATTATAACGGTTATCCAATAAACAACAACGAATATCGCCAGCGCAGTTATAATAATGTTTGCCGGCGATACTGAAGCCGCTAGCACTTCATTCATATAATATTTATTTGTCGTTGTTAATACCTAATTTTTCTTTTAATCTGGCTAGTTCCTCAGCTTTATCGCTGGTTTCTGCCTGCGCAAGAGTTTTATCTATCTCTTCATCGATACTTCTTGACTCCTCTGCCATTTCACCATAACTTTCCGCAAGAGCTTCTTCCTGATCAACTTTTTCTCTCATTCGCTCCAGCATGCTAATTGTATCTGAAGAATCGATCTGAGCCATTTGCTTATTTATATTTTTAGTGGCATTACTCACTTTTACCCTTGCTTTAAGAGTTTTAAGTTCATTTTCCCACTTTGCGATCTTTGACTTTAATCTCTTGATATTGCCTTCAAGCTGCTCTACAGAAGATTCGAATTGTTGTTTTTGACCCTGAGCCCTGGCAGCATGTTTCATGTTTTCTTCTTTTTGAATAAGCGCCTCAGTAGCTAAACGATCTGCCTCTTCGTTTGAAACAGAACCAGTTTGCGCACTTTTAAGAAGTTTTACAGCCTTTTGCTCATAATCTTCTGATTTGGAGGTATAATTTTCATACTCTCTCCTGGCTTTGATAGCCATCGCTTTTACTTCGGCAAGGGATTTCAAACTTTTATCGAGATCTTCTTTCATATCTCTGATTCCCTGCTCAGTTAATTTTATAGGATCTTCTAATTTATCCACAGCTGCATGAGCTTCAGATTGACCAATTTTAAATAATCTTCTAAATATGTTCATGGTTTTATGTTTTTCTACTTTGAAAATGTGATTAAATCATTACTGTATTCACTAAGCAAAAGGCCAAGAGAGTTAAATGAAGCTTCAAGTTCATTTAAATCAAGATTCTCCAGTTCTAAAGTATTTCTAAAAATCACCTTTCTTCCTGTCTCATCTAAAACAAATGCTCCGTGTATAATGTCTCTGTTTTTTTGCAGCAACTTCTTCAGCGTTCCATTTGAATCATCCTGCAATTCCAATATGAATTGCTCCATAATTAGGATCGGATCGGCACAACCCAGAACCAGGTTTGATATACCTGAAGAAGGATCATTAACTACGAGTACCCCGTTTGATTCATCTTCGTGGCTAATATCGTAATCGAGGTCAATTACATAGTCTCTAACTTTTTGATAGTTTTTGGTCATAAAGGATAAGGTTTTATTGAATAAACAAATATTGGTAATTGATCATCTGACAATCTCTCGTCGGATAACTATAGATGGTAATTTGGTAATTTCATAACAGTAATATTCTTAGTTGATAAATCTATTTTTATTAGAGTTGCTCATAAAATTAGCAACATTATATTAATATATACGCTCTTTTATCAAAAAAAGTTTTAGTTTTACCTAAATTAATTACACTAAAGACAAATAATATGTCATATATCGGCAAAAACATCAAAAAAATACGCGTTGTCAAAAAAATGAGCCAAGCTGATTTTGCTCAAATCTTTGACATCGCAAGACCTAGTGTAGGTGCCTACGAAGAAGGACGTTCCGAGCCGAAAATAGAAACTATTATACAAATTGCAAAATACTTTAAGCTCTCTATAGATACATTGTTGACAAAAGAACTCACCATTAATGAGCTCTATAAGTTTGACTTGTTTAAAAAAGAATTCAAAGGTTCTTTAGATAAAAAAGTAGACAAGCCTCACAAAGATTCTATACAGAAATCCACCCCATTGGTAACCATTGGTGATCACTTAAATTACATAGTAAACTATGATCATGCGGATTTCATTAACAATTTACCGGAAATACAATTCCCCTTAAACAAATCTAAAAAAACAAGGGCTTTTCAAATTTCCGGTAGCGAAATGGAATATGAAGGCTGTGGATTAAATCACAAAGACATCATACTCTGTACTCCAATTGATAAGAACTCAAAGCTCAACACTGACACTCTTTATATTGTAGTAACCAATGATGAGATTATTTCTAGGTCTTTAAAAACTATAACGAAATCAACTATGGTATTCAAACCATACAATCCTGCCTATGACAATTCTTCTATTAAAAAAGAAGATATCATTGAATTATGGAAAGCAGAAGCTGTTTTTAGCCTTACATTACGATCTCCCAGCAGACTTGAGGAAAGAGTCGAAAAACTAGAACAACAATTAGACAAACTTCTTAAGGATAAAATTTAAAAATTTATCTTCTATATTTTTTTATCAGGAAAAGCTTCTGGCATTAAAAAAGGTGTGATTGCTCACACCTTAAAGCTCTTGAAACTCATAGAGTTTTTTTACCCTTTATAAATCAGGGCTCTATTTTTTTCATATTTAATTCAAAAATATATTTCTTGGGATTGGTAGTCAATTACCATAAATGGGTATATTAAAAATTTTATATATTAACGAAGTATCTATAAACACGACAAAATGAATCAGGAAGGAAAATCCATTTATGAACAATATCTGGAAATCGTATCAGCGACACCTGAAGTAGATTCTTCGTTACTTCAAAAACATGTCAGGAATTTAAGGGAATCTGAGAAATATTTACCTATTGGCATGACCTTTTTATTCATAACCAATTCTTCTAAACAGAAATATGAATTTATTACTAAAAATGTTGAATACTGCACTGGTTTAAAGCTCCAGGACCTTTATGAAGAAGGAGTAAATTACATTATGTCGAGAATTCACCCGGAAGAAATTAAAAAATGGCATGCCATTGTAGGAGAGATTATTAATGAATTGCTAAAACTACCTGAAGACCAACGGTTAAAAGCTAATTTTCAGCTCCAATACAGGCTCAAAAACGGCTCCGGAAAGTATATTAATATTTCTGACGGTCATATACCTATAGCATTAAATGATGATGGAATACCATATTTATTTCTGAGCCAGGTGACTGTACTTGGAAGTGGTGAGAAGGCCGAGCCAAAAGGAATTTTAATGTGTTTAAATAACAACAATGAATATGATGTAATTTTCAAAACTCCTGATAAGGCTGGCAATATAGAAATATTTCTTACTGATCGGGAAATTGAAGTTTTGAATTATGTTGGCAAGGGGATGACCAGTAAAGATATTGCAGACAAAATACACGTGAGTAAAGAAACCGTTGATAAACACCGAAAAAATATTATCAAAAAAATGAATGTCAATAATGTGGTTGAAGCCTACAGTAAAGCTAAAAGGGCTGATCTTATTGAATGATATTTTTTCATAATAATTAATTAAAAACATTATAACTGATTACCGATCTTTAATATATCTGTATAAACACCTCTCGCAGTTACTTCTGCTCCGGCTCCGGCACCCTGAATAATCAATGGGTGATCACCATATCCTGATGTATATATTTCAAAAATTGAATCAGCATTTTTTATCCCTCCAAGGGGTGAATTTTTATCTACCTTGATCAATTTCACATTCAACTGGTGCTTTTCAACATCAAGGTCTCCGATATACCTTAGCACTTCATTTTCTTTTAAACTTGATTTTAGCTTTTTATAGTGAATATCTAATTCCTCTTTATGCTGTAGAAAAGAATCAAAATCGTCTTCATTCTGAAGAGCTTCCGGAATTAAGTTTTGTATCTCAACGTCATCCATTTCTGATTCCAGTCCGATCTCTCTCGCCAAAATCAATAACTTCCTTGCCACATCCATTCCATCAAGATCTTCACGAGGATCTGGCTCTGTATAGCCCAGCTCTCTTGCTTTTAATAAAACTTCGGAAAAGAGCGATTGATTTTCTGAAAAATTATTAAATAAATAACTCAATGAGCCACTAAAAATCCCCTAATTCTTGTGACACTGTCTGAAGATTGTTTCAGGTATTTTAATGTATCAATCAACGGTAAACCAGCTCCAACATTTGCTTCGTAATAAAACAATTTAGATCTCCTTCTAAGCAATCTCCTTAGCTCAACATAAAAAGCATAATCGCCGGAATTTGCTTTTTTATTAGATGCAACGATATCAAATCCATGCTTAACTATTGTAGGATAAGCTTCAGTTATTTCTTCTGATGAGGTATTGTCAGCTATTACTATATTCTCCAGTCCCGTTTCAAATAGTTCTTTTAGTATCGAAGGCAGATAATTGTTTTTATCTGAATCAGCTAATTTCTCCCTCCAGTCTTTACCCAGCCCTTTAGTGTCTACTATATATTTCTTAGAATCGGCTACTCCAATTACATTTATTTTCATACCTCTCTCAGTGACAAGATCTTCTCCGGTATTTACTACCTGGTCGATTAGTGTTCCTCCCACTACTCCTTTACCCAGGGCGAACAAATTAATTGTTTTAATTGCACCAAAGACCTGGGCATGAACAACATTCATTGCCTTTTTTATATTTTTATTACTGATCACCAGTGATATGTGCTCACCACTAATGCTATTGCTGATCAGATACATCCAGATTTTATTTTTCCGAAGCCCCTGGATTGCCCTTTCCAGTGCAAAATTATGTCTGCCTACTATGGCAATTATCGCCATATCATGATTAACTCTGATTGATGAAATATCCCCTGATTCTAATTCATTCTGAAATTCTCTTGTCAAAATCAGCTCTGCCTCATTTGCCTGTTCACTATCGACAACAAATCCAATACCTCTTTCTGATGATGCCTGTGAAATCAATCTTACGCTTATATCCTTTTTACTTAACGAATGAAATATTCTTGCATCGATACCCACTTTTCCCAGCATACCTTTCCCATCTAAGCTTACCAGTGATACCCCTTCGATCGATGAAACTGCTTTAACACCCTTTTCAGCACCGGTTTTATCAATTAAAGTACCTGTTTCCTGAGGCTTCCAGGTACTTTTGATCCTTAATGGAATATTATTGAAAAGAAGTGGCTGGATTGTTTTTGGATGAAGTACATTGGCACCAAAATTTGCAAGTTCATTGGCTTCCCGGTAGCTTATGTGTTCCAGCTTCATGGCATGTGGAACATATTTCGGACTTGCGCTGAAAACCCCTTCAACATCTGTCCAGTTTTGTACCTCGACAGCATTGATAAAACTGGCAATCAATGTTGCAGTATAATTACTGCCGTTTCTGCCCAGGGTAACCGTTTCACCGTTAACATCTCTGGCTATAAATCCTGTAATCACAGGAATAGTCTCAATATCCAGCCTTCCGAAAAACTCTTGTACATTTGACCGTGAATTATGAAAGTCAACATTTACTGCTGCTTCCTGACGTCCGGCTATCAGTAATTGCCTCGCATCAACCGGGATTGCTTTCAATCCATTTTTATTCAAGTAATTAGCAATAACTTTGGCGCTGATCAGTTCTCCCACTGCTAAAATTTTGTCCTCTACTGGTGTTGCTTTATACCTCAACACTTTCAGGGCTGCCAGCAAATTTGCCAGTTCATCTGTTTCATGTGAGAGATCAAGTTCGTATCCCGGAATTTGCTGGTTCTCCACAAAATCATTAAATAATTTATCATAAGAATCACCATTAATTGCAGCCTGGTAAAGTTTGCATAACCTGTTTGTACTGTCACCCCGTGCTGAAACCACTAAAGCAACCGGATACAGATCAAAAGCGTGGTTAGTTATATCGATGACATTTTTCAGAACAGGCCCGTTTTGCAATGACTTCCCTCCGAACTTCAACACAATACGCTGATCTTTCCTCACAGGCTCATGCTGTTTATAAAAAGATTCAATTCTGTCTGTTATCTGGTCTATCTCTATTAAAAACCCATCATGACCGTAATCAGACTTAATTTCCCTGTAGATGGCATCCGGAATATGCTCAGCTATAAATTGCTGAAATCTGGTAGGGATAAGTGAATCAGAATCAATTCCAATTACCAAAGTAGGTATTTTTATTTCTGAAAGAGCCTTTATTTCTCCTCCACGGTTCCTGCCTATATTATGAGTATCCAGGCATTTGGTGAGATAGAAATAACTTAAGGCATTAAAGCGATTAATAAATTTCTCCCCCTGATATTGTAAATAGCTGGAAGATTTAAAATTGTCTACTTTCTCTTCGGTGTCTGTTTGTTTTTCAATAAAAGCATCAGAGGTTCGGTATGTCAATAAGGCCATCGAGCGGGCTGCTTTCATACCTGCTTTACCACCATCTTTGGCACCAAATGTTGGATCAGATTGCATGGCCATTCTTTGAGATTCATGAACAGCAATACCCCATGCTGATTCTTTCGAACAAGAGGCGATTAATACCATATGACTGATATCACCTTTAAACCCATAACCAAATTCCAGAGCCTGGTTTCCTCCAAACGACCCACCGATTATGGTATGTATTTTATCAATCTTTAATTCTTCAGCGAGTTTAAAATAAGAGTTTACCAAATCTCGAATGCTAAACTGCGGGAAATCAAGACTTTCGGGACGGGTAGACCCATATGGTGAGCCAATAGAATTGACACAGATGATAAAATATTCTTCCGGATCGTAAAAGTTTCCTTTACCAAATAGCTTAGGCCACCATTCTTCTACATCTGAGCTTCCCGAAATAGCATGAAATACCCAGATAATATTCGACTGATCTTCATCGATCTTGCCATAAGTATGATATGCTAATTGAAGATCATGGATATATTCACCGTTTTCTAAAAGAAATGGCTCTTTAAAGGTCACTGTCTTTTTATCGCTCATAAATCTGTTTCTGCTTCTTTTATAACCGGGCTTATCAGGAATGCAGAGCGCTAAAAAAGAAAAACCTCTTTCAACTGACGTCAAAAGAGGTTTAAATATCTTCTTTTGACTTATCTCCCCCGGCAAACCGGGATGGAATTAGCACCTTCTTGTAAACAAGGGTTGCTAAGGTTTCAACGGGCCTTTCCCTCCACCTTTCTTGATAAGCTATGTAAATGAACTTATTTCTAAATAACTCTTGCAAATATAGGCTTTATTTTTAAAATCCAATGAAAACGTATCTTTCTATTATATAAAGCCCTATTTCTTTACACCAATTTATTTAACAACGTTATTACCGGCTTTATTCATCACGATATTCTGATGATCAATAGATTCCTGGTGAATAATTTTCAAATATGCTTTCATGAATTTCTCTGAAAGGCCGTGAATCCCTCCTTTCACTAATGATTTCTCAATAATTTCCTCCCATCTGTTTGGTTGCAGGATCGTTATTCCCTCATCATTTTTCACATGGCCGATCTCTTCAGAAGTTTTCATTCGGTCACCTAAAAGCTTCATGATATCTTCATCAATCATATCTATGCGGCTACGCAATACATCTAATTTTTCTCTGAATGAAGCATCTTCAACAGAAGTACTCCTCACTACAAGATCTGATAGTAACTGATCTAAAACCGATGGTGTAACCTGCTGATCCTTGTCACTTAAAGCCACTTCAGGGTTAATATGTGATTCAATCATCAAACCATCCATATTCAAATCAAGAGCCTTTTGAGAAACAGCTTGAAGCAAATCGCGGTTTCCACAAATATGGCTCGGATCACAGACCATTGGCATATCCGGAAATCTGCGTTTCATTTCAACTGCCAATTGCCATTTAGGTTCGTTTCGGTATTTCACCTTTTGATGCTGGGCGAATCCACGATGGATCAAACCGATTTTTGTAATTCCGGCTCCCTGTAAACGTTCGATTGCTCCGGTCCACAATTGGATATCAGGATTAAGCGGGTTTTTCACAAATACAGTCGCGTCGGTTCCTCTTAAAGCATCCGCGATTTCCTGCACAGAAAATGGATTCACAGTAGTTCGAGCACCGATCCACATTACATCTACATCGTGTTTTAATGCATCAAATACATGACTGAATTTGGCTACCTCTGCAGAGATGGGAAGACCGGTTTCTTCTTTAGCTTTTTTCATCCATCCTAGAGCTTCTACACCTACACCTTCAAAGCTTCCTGGTCTTGTTCGTGGTTTCCATATTCCAGCGCGTAGAATATCCACCTTACCAGTATCTGCAAGTTCCTTTGCCGTGGATAATAATTGTTCTTCGCTCTCAGCACTACATGGCCCTGAAATTACTACCGGCCTTTTCTGTTTAAATAATTCAATTACGTTCGTTTTCATTGGAATGACTTTTTTATTAAAAATTTTGAGACATAAAAAAAGCCTCCCGGAATTGGGAGGCTCTGTTAATACATTTATAAACTAAAACATACTATGGCCTCCCTTTTATTCTATAATAAAAGAAAAAGAAGTAACCAATATATGCTGCTCTGTTCGTAATCATTTGACACTAAGATAAAGTAAAATATTATTAACCATCAAACAATTTCTAATATTTTTATCAAAATTTTAAATTACAAGGCAAAACACTATGTTTTTGATTACTAAACACCCTTATTTTTAAACGAACGGTTGTTTGGATTACTCTAAAATCACCTCATCGGTGGTGGAGCTCAAAGTTTTTGAGCTGGTTTCAATTTCAATCGTAAATACATGTTTCGAAGCCTCTCCAGGAGCCTTTGTAATATATAATGTAAGTGGATCCTTTTGAAAATTATCTAAGAAATAGGCATTGTTAAGATTATCAGCTGAAAATGGAATTCTTTCAGAACCGATATCCAACATATTAAATAAACCCACAAGATTAGTCCCCGCCGGATACTCGCTATTAAAATCATTATCTGAAGTAATGACAACACTTTTTACAGAATCCATCAAAGAATAACTTACTAATGGGGAGCAAGCATAAGCAGTGGTTGAAAATAAGCCATAAGAAGTAGCCTCTGATAAAAAATTCACATTTAAGTCCAGGCTTTGCATAAGAACAAATTCATATACTGCATCTAATGTATCGGTATCCTGATATTGCTCAAATCCAGCTCCTGTTGCCTTCTGAATAGAAGAATTAGAAATCATTAATGCTTACCTGCAAAGTACCTCCTTCATCACCTTTACACTCATCACAAGAAGGAATACCAAAAATAAAAAATGACATTACGGAAATTTTAAGGATTATAGTTTTAAAATGTCTCATTCTAGTTGATAGTTTAA encodes the following:
- a CDS encoding chorismate mutase: MKTNVIELFKQKRPVVISGPCSAESEEQLLSTAKELADTGKVDILRAGIWKPRTRPGSFEGVGVEALGWMKKAKEETGLPISAEVAKFSHVFDALKHDVDVMWIGARTTVNPFSVQEIADALRGTDATVFVKNPLNPDIQLWTGAIERLQGAGITKIGLIHRGFAQHQKVKYRNEPKWQLAVEMKRRFPDMPMVCDPSHICGNRDLLQAVSQKALDLNMDGLMIESHINPEVALSDKDQQVTPSVLDQLLSDLVVRSTSVEDASFREKLDVLRSRIDMIDEDIMKLLGDRMKTSEEIGHVKNDEGITILQPNRWEEIIEKSLVKGGIHGLSEKFMKAYLKIIHQESIDHQNIVMNKAGNNVVK
- a CDS encoding DUF5034 domain-containing protein, yielding MISNSSIQKATGAGFEQYQDTDTLDAVYEFVLMQSLDLNVNFLSEATSYGLFSTTAYACSPLVSYSLMDSVKSVVITSDNDFNSEYPAGTNLVGLFNMLDIGSERIPFSADNLNNAYFLDNFQKDPLTLYITKAPGEASKHVFTIEIETSSKTLSSTTDEVILE